Proteins from one Corynebacterium epidermidicanis genomic window:
- a CDS encoding Lrp/AsnC family transcriptional regulator, which translates to MLNRTDLDIIGALFYDPRASIDTLAHVADVSPSTASRRLKQLIDSHRVHIVGEVAWQLFSDSYPVHAWIRVLGTDITSVARTIAALPEAQHVATIFGREPIFTTLNARSDSALLQLIDDIQQIPGVSTVMTLPILTWAAKASGWNPRLLSDSQVSQIPHPQDFPTRAQPAGFAPTKTELTALRGLQRNGRFTAAELSTLAKVSAPTAQRTINRIIDRGWLRPRVECNLADIGITCRFLVRIQTDPQHTEAVLRAVSSHPANRFVTQVAGDADIFAVGVCTDRQELARIINEDLANIPGVRGTRTDIIARDWKRYWHTLGPDGELGDFRPPKVR; encoded by the coding sequence ATGCTCAATCGCACTGACTTAGACATCATTGGCGCCCTGTTCTACGACCCCCGCGCCAGCATCGACACCCTAGCCCACGTCGCCGACGTCTCTCCCTCGACTGCGTCACGACGCCTAAAACAGCTCATCGACAGCCATCGGGTCCACATCGTTGGTGAGGTAGCCTGGCAACTCTTTTCCGACTCCTACCCCGTCCACGCCTGGATCCGCGTCCTTGGCACCGACATCACCAGCGTTGCCCGAACCATCGCGGCCCTGCCCGAGGCCCAGCATGTAGCGACAATCTTTGGCAGGGAACCAATTTTTACCACCTTGAATGCGCGATCTGACTCAGCATTGCTGCAGCTTATCGACGACATCCAGCAAATACCCGGTGTCTCCACCGTCATGACCCTGCCGATCTTGACATGGGCAGCTAAAGCCTCTGGCTGGAACCCCCGATTGTTGAGCGATTCCCAAGTAAGTCAGATCCCCCACCCACAAGACTTCCCTACCCGGGCTCAACCAGCTGGCTTTGCACCCACCAAGACCGAACTCACAGCGTTGCGAGGACTCCAGCGAAACGGCCGCTTTACGGCGGCTGAACTAAGCACGTTGGCAAAGGTGTCAGCGCCGACTGCTCAGCGCACAATCAACCGCATCATTGACCGGGGTTGGCTTCGGCCGCGTGTCGAATGCAACCTGGCAGACATCGGCATTACCTGCAGATTCTTAGTCCGGATCCAGACGGACCCGCAGCACACCGAAGCGGTACTCCGCGCAGTATCATCCCACCCGGCGAACCGATTTGTCACGCAAGTTGCAGGTGACGCCGACATTTTCGCCGTCGGCGTCTGCACGGATCGCCAGGAACTCGCTCGAATCATCAACGAGGATCTCGCGAACATCCCTGGGGTACGCGGGACTCGAACAGACATCATCGCTAGGGACTGGAAACGCTACTGGCACACACTGGGGCCCGACGGTGAGCTCGGTGATTTCCGCCCGCCGAAGGTGCGGTAG
- a CDS encoding PD-(D/E)XK nuclease family protein yields the protein MTRLSSLVAAVRSLQDGPAAATPVTIVCSPGARDDIVLALAEANTQVNVQVQTLTMLVEAQFPTMLHGPELAQLVTKELHQLPESSILKQKGLAEEPATRIGVRRAVEKLLHSPREQWAATGGRTLPQEIAQIAERIATTSAHILPCDAWSQVSIPERTIVWDVVATNPAEDRLLARLPKPLAPTTTAESERKVVADEHTQALAVLHTVRNQLATTPLHRIGVALLRPEFGPVLLDAAEDLKLQLHTGATYLEDPAVATLLALLDLEVDDMPRSGLATALQRGQITWSKEKGEKPKLHAFDRQSRKKDKPRTWPRWESADDSTEIRWILALRQDLIKIRNTNSWTQWADRVTDLVHSHLNFKKDDQWFLESMRQYDALGIDFSPLAAKEALWEVAATSPLGEKENKGLRVGTLESFAGCDLDLLIICNASSTCLPHGLPEEPGLSWEQRDTSTEREAQRQEEVFASALRSADKVIFLHPQQLAGGEFGGSPSLWTSNASRTTYTTPDGKTVDVVHEASNFPNANKRTLAFLRAAAGELPIATQQSLSVLGDRDAGATHSEFNGFLPNYTDWIHGKEFSASALNEYIRSPYLYFLKQVAQLYEFEADPADDLASKDSGTVFHEIVENWTKLVWLDATPRPMSASDIDWDEARTTLDTCIDKALSARLLESLPALSRLTFSEQLRRGLTTWFKEERERAHAGWVPLGVEHSFGKDQNIQATVATPLGEISFRGNIDRIEYHPGERILRVVDYKTGRSHLSKDTILDWEDPKKFSVQPYLYGFAMSTALHTGTIKELLIDAGFPTAEINPEIHICFYYINQESDKRYFSDTYNVETNDEFVLFLLNLLELLEAGLFYPREIDNGMWGPRSDVLRLGANNYARQAAALTTTLRTHYESLSANPAELTTEDNAGEED from the coding sequence ATGACCAGACTCTCCTCGCTTGTCGCCGCTGTCCGCTCCCTCCAAGACGGCCCTGCCGCCGCCACCCCGGTCACAATCGTGTGCAGCCCAGGCGCCCGCGATGACATCGTGTTAGCCCTAGCCGAGGCAAATACTCAGGTAAACGTGCAAGTCCAAACCCTCACAATGCTGGTGGAAGCACAATTTCCAACAATGCTGCATGGACCAGAGCTCGCGCAGCTTGTCACTAAGGAGCTCCATCAGCTACCGGAAAGCTCCATCCTTAAACAGAAGGGTTTGGCCGAGGAACCAGCAACGCGCATCGGGGTCCGTCGTGCCGTCGAAAAGCTACTGCACTCGCCACGGGAACAATGGGCTGCCACCGGGGGCCGCACGCTGCCGCAGGAGATCGCGCAGATCGCAGAGCGCATCGCCACAACCAGCGCGCACATCCTCCCGTGCGATGCCTGGTCGCAGGTGAGCATCCCGGAACGCACCATCGTGTGGGATGTGGTCGCCACGAATCCAGCCGAAGACCGTCTGCTCGCACGCCTACCAAAGCCCTTAGCGCCCACGACAACGGCTGAGTCGGAACGCAAAGTCGTCGCAGATGAGCACACCCAGGCACTTGCTGTCCTGCACACCGTGCGTAACCAGCTCGCCACCACCCCGCTCCACCGGATCGGCGTGGCACTCCTTCGCCCAGAATTTGGGCCAGTGCTTCTCGACGCCGCCGAGGATCTCAAACTTCAGCTGCACACTGGCGCCACCTACTTGGAAGACCCGGCCGTCGCGACGCTGCTCGCGCTGCTCGACCTAGAGGTCGACGACATGCCTCGCTCCGGTTTGGCCACCGCACTCCAGCGAGGGCAAATCACTTGGTCTAAGGAAAAGGGCGAAAAGCCGAAGCTACACGCGTTCGACCGGCAATCGCGCAAGAAGGACAAACCGCGCACCTGGCCTCGGTGGGAAAGTGCAGACGACTCCACCGAAATCCGCTGGATCTTGGCGCTGAGGCAAGACCTCATCAAGATACGCAACACCAATTCCTGGACGCAGTGGGCTGACCGCGTCACCGACCTCGTGCACTCGCACCTCAACTTCAAGAAGGACGACCAGTGGTTCCTTGAAAGCATGCGTCAATACGATGCCCTAGGAATCGACTTCTCCCCGCTCGCAGCCAAAGAAGCACTTTGGGAAGTGGCGGCGACTTCGCCGCTGGGTGAAAAGGAAAACAAGGGCCTGCGCGTTGGCACACTTGAGAGCTTTGCAGGTTGCGACCTCGACCTGCTCATCATCTGCAATGCATCGAGCACTTGTCTGCCACACGGCCTTCCTGAGGAACCCGGGTTGTCCTGGGAACAACGCGACACCAGTACAGAACGCGAAGCACAACGACAAGAAGAAGTCTTCGCCTCAGCTCTGCGTTCCGCGGACAAAGTTATCTTCCTCCATCCACAACAACTGGCAGGTGGCGAATTCGGAGGCTCCCCTAGCCTGTGGACTTCCAACGCTTCCCGTACCACCTACACCACGCCGGACGGGAAAACCGTGGACGTTGTGCATGAGGCAAGCAACTTCCCCAACGCAAACAAGCGCACCCTAGCGTTCCTGCGTGCTGCCGCCGGTGAACTCCCCATCGCCACGCAGCAGTCCCTTTCGGTCTTGGGCGACCGGGATGCCGGCGCGACTCACAGCGAGTTCAATGGGTTCCTACCCAACTACACTGACTGGATCCACGGCAAAGAGTTCTCCGCCTCAGCGCTCAACGAATATATCCGTTCGCCATACCTCTACTTTCTCAAACAAGTCGCGCAACTTTACGAGTTCGAAGCGGACCCCGCAGACGACCTCGCAAGTAAAGACAGCGGCACAGTTTTCCACGAGATCGTCGAGAACTGGACCAAGTTGGTATGGCTCGATGCCACCCCACGCCCGATGAGCGCCAGCGACATCGACTGGGACGAAGCTCGCACCACCCTGGACACCTGCATTGACAAAGCCCTCAGCGCCCGCCTTCTAGAATCCCTCCCCGCCCTATCTCGGCTCACATTCAGCGAACAACTCCGCCGAGGACTAACCACCTGGTTCAAGGAGGAACGCGAACGAGCCCATGCAGGCTGGGTACCGCTCGGCGTGGAACACTCCTTTGGCAAGGATCAGAACATCCAAGCAACAGTAGCTACCCCGCTTGGCGAAATCTCCTTCCGAGGCAACATCGACCGAATCGAATACCACCCCGGCGAGCGCATCCTGCGGGTCGTCGACTACAAAACCGGCCGCAGCCACCTCAGCAAAGACACGATCCTCGACTGGGAAGATCCCAAAAAGTTCAGCGTCCAGCCCTACCTCTACGGCTTCGCGATGTCCACCGCCCTGCACACCGGCACGATCAAGGAGCTGCTTATCGACGCCGGCTTCCCCACAGCCGAGATCAATCCCGAAATCCACATCTGCTTCTACTACATCAATCAAGAGAGCGACAAACGCTACTTCAGCGACACCTACAACGTGGAAACGAACGATGAATTCGTGCTTTTCCTCCTCAACCTGCTGGAACTCCTGGAAGCCGGGCTGTTCTACCCACGCGAAATCGACAACGGCATGTGGGGGCCACGCAGCGATGTTTTGCGACTCGGTGCCAACAACTATGCCCGACAAGCAGCCGCTCTCACCACCACTCTGCGCACCCACTATGAGTCACTCAGCGCCAACCCCGCAGAATTAACCACCGAAGATAACGCCGGAGAAGAGGACTAA
- a CDS encoding ABC transporter substrate-binding protein — MLSKDLLKPAVAVVAAATLLGACAEPSQPSENSTNKAGEKTKITVYTSEPEAKVDEINKAFKEKNPNIDVEVFRGGTGDLNARIESEKKTGNVGADILWAADAPTFETYAEAGDLLKLDKLDVSKVKEEAKDPEGFYVGTRFIPTVIAYNSQQITDKPQSWQDLTDPKYLDKLVLPDPAVSGAAAFNASAWKNDPQLGEEWIKKLGANKPMIAKSNGPASQEIASGSRPVGIVVDYLVRDLAAKGSPIAVAYPAEGAPYITEPAGIFKGSKNQEAATKYLEFLLSKEGQELAVKQNYLPVREDAGSPKDAPALKDIKLMDQDLKKITADKKAATATFQEAIK, encoded by the coding sequence ATGCTTTCCAAGGATTTGCTAAAGCCAGCTGTTGCCGTCGTTGCGGCAGCCACTCTGCTTGGGGCTTGCGCCGAGCCAAGCCAGCCAAGCGAGAACAGCACAAACAAGGCTGGGGAGAAGACGAAGATCACCGTTTACACCTCCGAGCCGGAGGCAAAGGTCGATGAGATCAACAAGGCCTTCAAAGAGAAGAACCCAAACATTGACGTTGAAGTCTTCCGCGGTGGTACCGGCGATCTGAACGCCCGTATCGAGTCGGAGAAGAAGACCGGTAACGTCGGCGCGGATATTCTTTGGGCAGCTGATGCTCCAACGTTTGAAACTTATGCTGAGGCGGGGGATCTGCTGAAGCTCGATAAGTTGGACGTTTCCAAAGTAAAGGAAGAGGCCAAGGATCCAGAAGGCTTCTATGTCGGGACTCGCTTCATTCCTACAGTGATCGCTTACAACTCCCAGCAAATCACCGACAAACCTCAGTCGTGGCAGGACCTGACAGACCCGAAGTACCTGGACAAACTGGTCCTACCAGACCCAGCTGTTTCCGGTGCGGCAGCCTTTAACGCATCCGCCTGGAAGAACGATCCGCAGTTGGGGGAGGAGTGGATCAAGAAGCTTGGCGCGAACAAGCCGATGATCGCAAAGTCCAATGGACCAGCATCCCAGGAAATCGCGAGCGGTTCCCGTCCGGTTGGCATCGTGGTGGACTACCTCGTGCGTGACTTGGCAGCGAAGGGGTCTCCAATCGCGGTGGCATACCCTGCTGAAGGCGCGCCCTATATTACCGAGCCAGCTGGCATCTTTAAGGGTTCCAAGAACCAGGAAGCTGCCACCAAGTACCTGGAATTCCTGCTTTCCAAAGAAGGCCAGGAGCTAGCAGTTAAGCAAAATTACCTGCCAGTTCGCGAAGACGCAGGCTCCCCGAAGGATGCCCCTGCTCTCAAGGACATCAAGCTGATGGACCAGGATTTGAAGAAGATCACCGCTGATAAGAAGGCTGCGACGGCTACCTTCCAGGAAGCGATAAAGTGA
- a CDS encoding ABC transporter permease — protein MRAGLWLVLAGLFLAPLGLVVSLALGGNQIPVLLEQGIATATWNSAYTTIVSSFGAVLVGTFAALTLERTDVRGAKYLRLLMLSPLLVPPFIGAIAWMQLFGPRQGINKWFGQEVWNIYGADGVIVLMILHSYPVVYLVIASALRHIPADMELAARISGASVYTAIRTVTLPLLRSALLSAFTLTAVANLADFGIPAILGSPARFETLATMIYRFMDSGTVTNPLQVVSTVGVVLLLLGIAAVICDYVVSMWASTSVADGGTQRYPLGRARGLTTALAWTLGLLITLAPLVGLGYRSLLPAPGVPFTLDNISLANFSLALANPRVIDGFTNSAVLAASAAVLCGVLGWLAGIIVTRTKHWSNTAMSLVILLPTALPGLIIGVGWLILGRYTGAYNTRWIILGAYICAFTALVLQAVRAPLQQTSLAVEEAARISGASRLRALLDTSGRMSIPAALSGAVLVLVTAVRELTISILLVAPGTTTLGVQVFNLQLAGDYNQASALALLFVVVGVIALSVTLREKVS, from the coding sequence ATGAGGGCGGGCCTATGGCTCGTCCTCGCTGGTCTTTTCCTTGCCCCACTAGGTTTGGTGGTTTCCCTGGCACTAGGCGGGAATCAAATTCCCGTACTCCTAGAACAAGGGATCGCCACCGCTACCTGGAACTCTGCCTATACCACCATCGTCTCGAGTTTCGGCGCTGTGCTCGTCGGCACGTTTGCCGCGTTGACGCTGGAACGTACCGATGTTCGGGGCGCTAAATATTTACGCTTGTTAATGCTCAGCCCGCTGCTAGTTCCTCCGTTTATTGGTGCAATTGCGTGGATGCAGTTGTTCGGGCCACGGCAAGGAATTAACAAGTGGTTTGGCCAAGAGGTGTGGAACATCTACGGAGCCGACGGGGTTATCGTCCTGATGATTTTGCATTCCTACCCGGTGGTCTACCTGGTGATCGCGAGCGCCCTCCGCCACATCCCGGCCGATATGGAATTGGCTGCCAGAATATCTGGTGCCTCTGTTTATACAGCGATCCGCACCGTAACGTTGCCGCTGTTGCGATCGGCTTTGCTCAGTGCCTTCACTCTCACCGCGGTAGCAAACCTCGCTGATTTTGGTATCCCCGCGATCCTCGGCTCACCAGCACGCTTCGAAACGCTTGCGACCATGATTTACCGCTTCATGGATTCCGGTACCGTAACCAATCCACTTCAGGTGGTCTCCACGGTTGGAGTCGTGTTGTTGCTGCTCGGCATTGCAGCGGTGATCTGCGACTACGTTGTGTCCATGTGGGCGTCGACAAGCGTGGCCGATGGCGGCACCCAGCGTTACCCGCTCGGCCGGGCCCGTGGCTTGACGACGGCCCTTGCGTGGACACTCGGTTTGCTGATCACCCTCGCGCCACTCGTCGGGCTGGGGTATCGTTCGTTGCTACCCGCGCCAGGCGTTCCGTTTACTTTGGACAATATTTCACTGGCCAATTTTTCACTCGCGCTGGCAAACCCGCGGGTCATCGACGGTTTTACTAATTCCGCAGTTCTCGCGGCCTCCGCAGCCGTGCTGTGCGGGGTGTTGGGCTGGCTGGCGGGGATCATCGTCACCCGAACTAAGCACTGGTCTAACACGGCGATGTCTCTGGTGATCCTGCTACCGACTGCACTGCCTGGCTTGATTATTGGCGTGGGTTGGCTCATTCTGGGCCGCTATACCGGCGCATACAACACGCGATGGATCATTCTTGGGGCCTACATTTGTGCTTTCACAGCTCTCGTGTTGCAGGCAGTTCGGGCACCGTTGCAGCAAACTTCGCTGGCGGTAGAGGAAGCAGCTCGGATCTCCGGCGCCTCTCGGCTGCGGGCTCTGCTTGATACTTCGGGACGCATGTCGATCCCCGCAGCGCTGTCGGGCGCAGTACTGGTCTTGGTTACTGCGGTTCGAGAGCTGACAATTTCCATTTTGCTGGTGGCTCCGGGGACGACCACCCTCGGTGTGCAGGTCTTTAATCTCCAGCTGGCTGGTGACTACAACCAGGCCAGCGCATTGGCGCTGCTGTTTGTTGTTGTGGGCGTGATTGCGCTCAGCGTGACTTTGAGGGAGAAAGTTTCATGA
- a CDS encoding ABC transporter ATP-binding protein, which produces MISLSDVSVTFPDGTLGLTEVSLDVEPGEFVCLVGPSGSGKTTLLRTIAGFVTPSSGTVSIGGAPMDGVPPERRGLGMVFQQHAVWPHMSVFENVAYPLRRARKFSAPAVTEALALVGLSGFDKRSPASLSGGQRQRVALARAIVSSPRVLLLDEALSALDEPLRDSLRRDILSLVRRQGLTAVHVTHDRSEALALADRVVVLADGAIQQIGTSSNILNSPVSAFVAAFMGDATVLPTGEAVLPADVVVDEDGTRRGTVRSALFDRTGFSLTIESDGLEFRAMSPTQVAIGDEVRFEFRRVLSF; this is translated from the coding sequence ATGATTTCTTTATCAGATGTGTCCGTGACTTTCCCCGATGGGACGTTGGGGCTCACCGAAGTCTCTCTTGATGTCGAACCAGGGGAATTCGTTTGCCTGGTTGGGCCCTCCGGCTCGGGCAAAACCACGCTGTTGCGCACCATCGCTGGATTCGTAACGCCGTCTTCCGGAACCGTGTCCATCGGTGGTGCCCCGATGGATGGGGTGCCACCGGAACGTCGTGGATTGGGCATGGTGTTCCAACAGCACGCGGTGTGGCCACACATGAGCGTGTTCGAAAACGTGGCGTACCCGCTGCGCCGGGCGCGGAAGTTTAGCGCCCCAGCGGTCACCGAAGCGTTAGCTCTCGTAGGGCTTTCTGGGTTTGACAAGCGTTCCCCGGCGAGCTTGTCGGGAGGCCAGCGGCAGCGAGTAGCTCTAGCCCGCGCAATCGTGTCCTCACCACGGGTCCTACTTCTCGACGAAGCGCTGTCCGCCCTCGACGAACCCCTGCGGGATTCCTTGCGACGCGACATTCTCTCCCTAGTGCGCCGCCAGGGCCTCACCGCAGTCCACGTCACTCACGACCGCTCCGAAGCCCTTGCGCTTGCCGACCGCGTAGTGGTGCTTGCCGACGGCGCCATCCAACAAATCGGCACCTCAAGTAACATTCTCAACTCCCCGGTATCCGCTTTCGTGGCTGCCTTCATGGGGGATGCTACGGTTTTGCCCACAGGGGAAGCCGTTCTGCCCGCAGACGTGGTCGTTGACGAAGATGGCACTCGACGCGGAACGGTCCGTTCGGCGCTATTCGATCGCACTGGTTTTTCACTCACTATCGAATCAGACGGGCTCGAATTCCGCGCTATGAGCCCGACTCAGGTAGCGATCGGGGACGAAGTTCGCTTTGAATTCCGGCGGGTGCTGAGCTTCTAG
- a CDS encoding UvrD-helicase domain-containing protein, which produces MHTLNDQPARDRIRTGVHETLFVEAGAGAGKTTNLIGRLLTLILEHKVPVSQIAAITFTKKAAAELSEKLASELSKHENNPIAERALLELPSAAFETLHSFCQRLLQLYPLEAGIPPEIEVQDSFAEARQSRLLKDRINDAFTRALEGTLDIAGLSQGKVLDDDLQAAIHHVADTNVTMESIFELASYMDDNWGELRPTLNATLPEEYTFDAGDAERIVLSLREKLNQCTDTADLFAVNLSNQINALEQRIANQDFTDVGDFTKGRGGSKKNWGGADVAALKAECAELFGAWNSAVEKQNARPRAVLRYVLALLVIEHARARHRSGKLQFNDLVYLADELLATNADVRADTHQRFTHLLVDEFQDTDPAQFRIVTAIATDPTTGAITPGALFTVGDPKQSIYRFRHADLDTYLKARAENPEGLVELKTNFRSTAKVLNWANDVFSEYFANASDLAESKVPKHLHPLSVDFTPLDALTDAPGEHSHVFTLAYDDDKEEGISAKDAEAAAIEGAIQLALTQQWQKRTPNGLANLQLGDIAILVRTHAHAANLMQYFDKVRLPYIAESATLTYLATEIEEFHTVVHAVADPAESLSVGAALRTSLLGISDLELAEWATTENKWSPFQPDLDKRTDRVSEALKTIRDLHFKSRRMPVDEFISMAIDTLALPQLAAAYGDFPIEALRRLEFVKHNARAFTTATHGTLREYSEWADALANERHQLKDPEATAVNAVRILTLHAAKGREFPFVILAGMYAQKNSNPPQRSFHPADHVLEYHIGKLASPRADDIKLYNKLADDQETARLFYVAATRAEDHLVVGRYTKTKTNSTAHALNVAIENTQKDAALNATDLPATEYTYAMPLSPTLPAETSDTLAISTAQWQNAEHPRQAATALAHRPETHLELDPSWEVAFHERAHHGKEQGTALHWIMEHAGTAPLAELVQRTAVSTTAQAELLTMATTLMESDIVTKAFASDHYRELPIFGTVDEHVVDGVIDLLYREDDAWVIADYKTDLSATSQTVGEYFLQLSYYARLLGEDFPVKRLELLFPKGKQVVVRSKDFPGA; this is translated from the coding sequence ATGCACACACTCAACGACCAACCAGCCCGCGACCGCATCCGCACCGGTGTCCATGAAACGCTCTTCGTCGAGGCCGGCGCCGGAGCTGGAAAAACCACCAACCTTATCGGCCGACTACTCACCTTGATTCTCGAGCACAAAGTACCCGTCAGCCAGATTGCAGCGATCACCTTTACCAAAAAAGCTGCCGCCGAACTTTCCGAAAAACTCGCCAGCGAGCTCAGCAAACACGAAAACAACCCTATCGCCGAGCGAGCACTCCTCGAACTTCCAAGCGCCGCATTCGAAACCCTACATAGCTTTTGCCAGCGCCTGCTCCAGCTCTACCCTCTTGAAGCAGGCATCCCACCCGAAATCGAAGTTCAAGACAGCTTCGCCGAAGCCCGGCAATCCAGACTCCTCAAAGACCGCATCAACGACGCCTTCACCCGCGCGCTCGAAGGCACCCTCGACATCGCCGGACTCTCCCAAGGCAAAGTGCTTGACGACGACCTCCAGGCCGCCATCCACCATGTCGCTGACACCAACGTCACCATGGAATCCATCTTCGAACTCGCTAGCTACATGGATGACAACTGGGGTGAACTTCGCCCCACCCTCAACGCGACCCTGCCTGAGGAATACACATTTGATGCAGGTGACGCCGAACGAATCGTGTTGTCTTTGCGCGAGAAACTCAATCAATGCACCGATACGGCCGACCTATTTGCCGTCAACCTCTCGAATCAAATCAACGCCCTGGAACAGCGCATCGCAAACCAAGATTTCACCGATGTCGGCGACTTCACCAAAGGTAGAGGAGGTTCGAAGAAGAACTGGGGCGGAGCAGACGTCGCTGCGCTAAAAGCCGAGTGCGCCGAGCTTTTCGGTGCCTGGAACTCAGCCGTCGAAAAGCAAAACGCACGCCCGCGAGCGGTCCTCCGGTACGTGCTCGCCCTACTCGTGATCGAGCATGCTCGCGCCCGGCATCGCAGCGGGAAACTCCAGTTCAACGACCTCGTTTATCTAGCAGACGAATTGCTCGCGACCAATGCTGACGTGCGTGCCGACACCCACCAGCGGTTCACCCACCTCCTCGTCGACGAGTTCCAGGACACGGACCCGGCTCAGTTCCGCATCGTCACCGCGATCGCCACGGACCCCACCACCGGTGCCATCACACCCGGGGCACTGTTTACCGTCGGCGATCCAAAGCAATCAATCTACCGATTCCGGCACGCCGACCTGGACACATACCTCAAGGCGAGGGCTGAGAATCCGGAGGGCCTAGTGGAACTCAAGACGAACTTCCGCTCCACCGCCAAGGTCCTGAACTGGGCAAACGATGTATTTTCCGAATACTTCGCCAACGCAAGTGACCTTGCTGAAAGCAAAGTACCCAAGCATCTGCACCCGCTTTCCGTCGACTTCACCCCACTCGACGCTCTCACCGACGCCCCTGGTGAGCACAGCCATGTCTTTACGCTGGCCTACGATGACGACAAAGAAGAAGGCATTTCCGCAAAGGACGCAGAGGCCGCCGCCATCGAAGGAGCGATCCAGCTTGCGTTGACGCAGCAGTGGCAAAAGCGAACACCCAACGGGCTGGCAAACTTGCAGCTTGGTGACATTGCCATCCTCGTACGTACCCACGCGCACGCCGCTAATCTCATGCAATACTTCGACAAGGTACGCCTTCCCTACATCGCCGAAAGCGCAACACTTACCTACCTGGCCACCGAAATCGAAGAATTTCACACTGTCGTCCACGCTGTCGCTGACCCAGCTGAATCGCTTTCCGTCGGTGCAGCTCTGCGGACCAGTCTGCTCGGGATCTCGGACCTTGAACTCGCAGAATGGGCTACCACAGAAAATAAGTGGTCTCCATTCCAGCCGGACCTGGACAAGCGAACCGACCGCGTTTCCGAAGCGCTCAAAACCATCCGGGACCTGCACTTTAAGTCCCGACGCATGCCTGTCGACGAATTCATCTCCATGGCAATCGACACCCTTGCACTACCTCAACTAGCCGCAGCGTATGGCGACTTCCCAATCGAGGCCCTCAGGCGACTGGAATTTGTCAAGCACAACGCCCGCGCCTTTACCACTGCGACGCACGGCACGCTGCGCGAATACTCCGAGTGGGCTGACGCGCTCGCCAACGAGCGCCACCAACTCAAAGACCCCGAAGCCACCGCAGTAAATGCCGTGCGCATTCTCACGCTGCATGCCGCCAAAGGTCGTGAATTCCCTTTTGTCATCCTCGCCGGAATGTACGCCCAAAAGAATTCCAACCCTCCGCAGCGCAGCTTCCACCCCGCCGACCACGTCCTGGAATACCACATCGGCAAACTCGCCTCCCCACGAGCCGATGACATCAAGCTCTACAACAAGCTTGCCGACGACCAAGAAACCGCCCGACTCTTCTACGTCGCAGCTACCCGCGCCGAAGACCACCTCGTTGTCGGACGCTACACCAAGACGAAAACAAACAGCACCGCGCATGCACTAAACGTAGCGATCGAAAACACCCAAAAAGACGCTGCGCTTAATGCCACGGACCTCCCCGCCACCGAGTACACCTACGCTATGCCCCTATCACCGACGCTGCCCGCAGAAACCAGCGACACCCTCGCAATTTCCACCGCGCAGTGGCAGAATGCCGAACACCCACGACAAGCTGCGACCGCGCTCGCACACCGACCCGAAACTCATCTGGAACTCGACCCCTCCTGGGAAGTGGCCTTCCACGAACGAGCACACCACGGCAAGGAACAAGGCACCGCGTTGCACTGGATCATGGAGCACGCCGGCACTGCCCCACTCGCCGAACTGGTACAACGCACCGCCGTATCGACGACCGCCCAAGCCGAACTCCTCACGATGGCAACCACCCTCATGGAATCCGACATCGTCACGAAAGCGTTCGCCTCCGACCATTACCGCGAGCTACCCATCTTCGGCACAGTGGATGAACATGTCGTCGACGGCGTAATCGACCTGCTCTACCGCGAAGACGACGCCTGGGTCATCGCCGACTACAAGACGGACCTGTCCGCCACATCCCAGACCGTCGGCGAATACTTCCTGCAGCTCAGCTACTACGCACGGCTGCTCGGCGAAGACTTCCCGGTCAAGCGCCTCGAATTGCTCTTCCCCAAAGGAAAGCAGGTTGTAGTTCGAAGCAAAGACTTCCCCGGAGCCTAG